In a single window of the Roseofilum reptotaenium CS-1145 genome:
- a CDS encoding CYTH domain-containing protein — MAIEIERKFLVNGESWRGLGTATHYHQGYIRTQNHQTVRVRIAGDRGYLTLKSLASGSSGIHRLEYEYPIPLEDAQEMLEYLCDRPQIDKIRYTLNWGGMVWEIDEFAGENQGLILAEVELADANQDIELPEWVGQEVSEDHRYFNSYLANHPYSQWKP; from the coding sequence ATGGCGATTGAAATTGAACGCAAATTTCTAGTAAATGGGGAAAGTTGGCGTGGATTAGGTACAGCCACCCACTATCACCAAGGTTATATTCGCACTCAAAATCATCAGACCGTTCGTGTGCGGATTGCTGGCGATCGCGGCTACTTAACCCTGAAATCCTTAGCCTCTGGGTCTTCTGGCATTCATCGCTTAGAATATGAATATCCAATTCCCTTAGAAGATGCTCAGGAAATGCTAGAGTATTTGTGCGATCGCCCCCAAATCGACAAAATTCGCTATACCCTAAATTGGGGTGGCATGGTTTGGGAAATTGATGAATTCGCTGGAGAAAATCAAGGATTAATTCTGGCAGAAGTTGAACTCGCCGATGCCAATCAAGACATTGAATTACCCGAATGGGTCGGTCAAGAAGTTTCCGAAGATCACCGTTATTTTAACTCTTATTTAGCGAACCATCCCTATAGTCAATGGAAACCTTAA
- a CDS encoding aldo/keto reductase, with protein sequence MQTYVLGNTEIEITPIILGTWQADKGMWAGTDEEELIEGLRAGFEAGITTVDTASEYGNGDSERLVARALRDVRDQMVFVTKLWVSDFRYDAAIAACEQSLRNLQTDYIDLYQLHWPSGSWGSEIVPIAETMQAMVELKQQGKIRAIGVSNFSVAQMEEARQYGPIDSLQPPYSLFWRAIEGEIQNYCIEQNWSILAYSPLCQGLLTGKFGPDHQFPPGDHRAKNKLFVNRDHYQRVQQALEQLRPIAAQKACTLAQLALAWVMAQPRTHAIAGFRNVQQVQDNAIAAEIQLSEAELEEIEAIGSTVTDYLEYDPVLWAF encoded by the coding sequence ATGCAAACTTATGTTTTAGGCAATACGGAGATTGAGATTACACCCATTATTCTGGGGACTTGGCAAGCGGATAAAGGCATGTGGGCCGGTACGGATGAGGAGGAGCTGATTGAAGGGCTAAGAGCGGGTTTCGAGGCGGGAATAACGACGGTCGATACGGCATCCGAGTATGGGAATGGGGATTCTGAGCGTCTGGTAGCCAGAGCGTTGCGGGATGTGCGAGATCAGATGGTTTTTGTGACTAAGTTATGGGTGAGTGATTTTCGCTATGATGCAGCGATCGCGGCCTGCGAGCAGTCGTTAAGGAATTTACAAACGGATTATATTGATTTGTATCAATTGCATTGGCCCTCTGGCAGTTGGGGAAGTGAGATCGTACCGATCGCCGAAACGATGCAAGCCATGGTCGAGTTAAAGCAACAGGGCAAAATTCGGGCGATCGGGGTGTCTAATTTTTCTGTGGCGCAAATGGAAGAAGCACGGCAATATGGCCCCATTGACAGTTTACAACCCCCCTATTCCCTGTTTTGGCGCGCCATTGAAGGGGAAATTCAAAACTATTGCATCGAGCAGAATTGGTCAATTCTTGCCTATTCTCCCCTCTGCCAAGGATTACTCACGGGTAAATTCGGTCCGGATCATCAATTTCCTCCTGGCGATCATCGGGCGAAAAACAAGCTGTTTGTCAATCGAGATCACTACCAACGAGTACAACAGGCCCTAGAACAATTACGCCCTATCGCTGCTCAAAAAGCGTGTACTTTAGCACAACTGGCTCTGGCGTGGGTCATGGCTCAACCGCGCACCCATGCGATCGCCGGTTTTCGCAATGTCCAACAAGTGCAAGATAACGCGATCGCCGCAGAAATACAGCTTTCTGAGGCAGAACTAGAGGAGATTGAGGCGATCGGCTCCACCGTTACAGATTACCTAGAATATGACCCCGTTCTCTGGGCTTTTTGA
- the rlmN gene encoding 23S rRNA (adenine(2503)-C(2))-methyltransferase RlmN produces MSLSPKASNINSPVISSPVLDSPLLGQSLESLTTWVQDRGQPAYRGRQLHQWLYQKGARSLPEITVFPQAWRQEMAQVNIGRSTLHYRAIAPDGTIKYLLQLQDGEILETVGIPTAKRLTVCVSSQVGCAMGCDFCATGKGGFVRHLQSHEIVDQVLTVQNDFGRRVSHIVFMGMGEPLLNLDSVLKSLHCLNKDVGIGQRQMTVSTVGIAKRIRQFAKAQLQITLAVSLHASNQALREKLIPSALRYALPQLMDECREYVKLTGRRITFEYILLGGVNDLPQHAVELAHLLRGFQNHVNLIPYNPISEVDYQRPNSQRIQQFQEILTKHHIAVSVRYSRGLEADAACGQLRASRA; encoded by the coding sequence ATGTCTCTTTCCCCGAAAGCATCTAATATCAATTCTCCAGTTATATCATCTCCTGTTCTAGACTCCCCCTTACTCGGTCAATCCTTAGAGTCTCTCACCACTTGGGTTCAAGATCGCGGGCAACCTGCCTATCGAGGCCGCCAATTACACCAGTGGCTTTATCAAAAAGGGGCGCGATCGCTGCCAGAAATTACGGTATTTCCCCAAGCTTGGCGACAGGAAATGGCTCAGGTTAATATCGGTCGTTCTACGCTCCATTATCGGGCGATCGCCCCCGATGGCACGATTAAATATCTCCTGCAACTCCAAGACGGAGAAATTCTTGAAACCGTCGGTATTCCTACTGCTAAACGGCTCACCGTCTGTGTTTCCTCCCAAGTTGGATGTGCCATGGGTTGCGATTTCTGTGCTACGGGTAAAGGGGGATTTGTCCGCCATCTCCAATCCCACGAAATTGTCGATCAAGTCTTAACGGTACAAAATGACTTTGGGCGGCGCGTCAGTCATATTGTCTTTATGGGAATGGGTGAACCCCTACTCAACTTGGATTCTGTCTTAAAATCGCTCCACTGTTTAAATAAAGATGTGGGGATTGGCCAACGACAAATGACTGTTTCTACGGTCGGTATTGCCAAACGGATTCGCCAATTCGCCAAAGCTCAACTGCAAATTACCCTCGCCGTCAGTCTCCACGCCTCAAATCAAGCGTTGAGAGAAAAATTAATTCCCAGCGCTCTGCGATATGCGCTGCCCCAATTAATGGATGAATGTCGGGAGTACGTTAAGCTTACTGGCCGGCGGATTACGTTTGAATATATTTTATTGGGAGGCGTGAACGATTTGCCCCAACATGCTGTGGAATTGGCCCACCTCCTACGGGGATTTCAAAATCATGTTAATTTAATTCCTTACAATCCCATTAGTGAAGTTGATTATCAGCGTCCCAATAGCCAGCGCATTCAGCAGTTTCAGGAGATTTTGACGAAGCACCATATTGCGGTGAGTGTGCGCTATTCGCGGGGTTTAGAGGCGGATGCTGCTTGTGGGCAATTGAGGGCTTCTCGCGCTTAA
- the lgt gene encoding prolipoprotein diacylglyceryl transferase: MIGLEIGWNSSILPLAFEFASPGPIIFQIGNLAIRWYGLLIASAVLLGVTLSQYLAQRRGVHPDAISDVAIWLVLGAIPAARLYYVLFQWPNYADRPGEIFAIWKGGIAIHGAILGGLLAVLIFARLNRISFWMLTDLVAPSLILGQAIGRWGNFFNSEAFGKPTDLPWKLFIPVDRRPLEYVEFDYFHPTFLYESLWNLLVFALLLALFFYSLNRKPPLKLGTIFMVYMIAYSLGRVWIEGLRTDSLMLAEFRIAQLVSLGAISLGVLGLVWLYGFDRPLPDVVSTTDNNA; this comes from the coding sequence ATGATTGGTCTTGAGATTGGGTGGAATAGTTCTATTTTGCCCTTAGCCTTTGAATTTGCCTCTCCTGGCCCGATTATTTTCCAAATTGGTAATTTGGCGATCCGTTGGTATGGCTTGTTAATTGCTTCGGCAGTCTTGTTGGGAGTAACCTTGTCCCAGTATTTGGCTCAACGTCGTGGTGTGCATCCCGATGCGATCTCAGATGTAGCGATTTGGTTAGTGCTGGGGGCGATTCCTGCGGCGAGACTGTACTATGTGTTATTCCAATGGCCCAATTATGCTGACCGTCCAGGGGAGATCTTCGCTATTTGGAAAGGGGGAATCGCCATTCATGGAGCGATTTTAGGAGGACTGTTGGCTGTATTGATTTTTGCACGACTGAACCGGATTTCGTTTTGGATGTTAACGGATTTAGTTGCTCCGTCTCTAATTCTGGGACAGGCGATCGGGCGCTGGGGTAACTTTTTTAATTCAGAAGCCTTTGGTAAACCGACAGATTTACCCTGGAAGTTATTTATTCCCGTCGATCGCCGTCCCCTAGAATATGTTGAATTTGACTATTTCCACCCCACGTTTCTTTATGAATCGCTCTGGAATCTGCTAGTTTTTGCTCTGCTTCTGGCACTATTCTTTTATAGCTTAAACCGCAAACCGCCCCTGAAACTGGGTACGATATTTATGGTGTATATGATTGCCTATAGCCTAGGTCGGGTCTGGATTGAGGGACTGCGTACCGATAGCTTAATGTTGGCAGAGTTCAGAATTGCCCAGTTGGTGAGTTTAGGGGCAATTTCTTTGGGGGTTTTGGGCTTGGTTTGGCTTTATGGCTTCGATCGCCCGTTGCCGGATGTAGTGTCTACGACAGATAACAATGCCTAA
- a CDS encoding TRAP transporter small permease subunit yields the protein MEFLLRLSRNIDRLNERIGRAAYWLTLVMVGVGSWNVFGRYVGRAVGQNLSSNALLEIQWYLFDLVFLLGTAYTLKHNNHVRVDVIQSRLTPKQKAWVDLVGSLLFLIPFCTMILFYSTGSVVNSWKLLENSPDPGGLVRYPIKTMILVSFGLLILQGISQAIKNLDFVVNHSDKTD from the coding sequence GTGGAATTCTTATTACGTCTATCTCGGAATATCGATCGCCTGAATGAGCGCATTGGCAGAGCGGCCTATTGGCTCACTTTGGTGATGGTCGGAGTCGGTTCTTGGAATGTCTTTGGACGCTATGTGGGGCGGGCAGTTGGGCAAAATCTTAGCTCCAATGCCCTTTTGGAAATTCAATGGTATCTGTTCGATTTGGTGTTTCTTTTAGGCACAGCTTATACCCTGAAACACAATAATCATGTACGGGTGGATGTGATCCAAAGTCGCTTAACTCCGAAACAAAAAGCCTGGGTAGATTTAGTGGGTTCCCTACTCTTTTTAATTCCGTTTTGTACGATGATTCTCTTCTATTCTACTGGGTCAGTTGTCAACTCTTGGAAACTGCTAGAAAACTCCCCCGATCCTGGTGGTTTGGTGCGCTACCCGATTAAAACCATGATTTTGGTGAGTTTTGGTTTACTGATTCTACAAGGAATTTCCCAAGCAATTAAAAACTTAGACTTTGTTGTCAACCACTCCGACAAAACCGACTAA
- a CDS encoding TRAP transporter large permease: protein MALDWLGPLMFVGALFLLAIGYPVAFSLGATALLFTLIGMAVGTFDPILWSAMPEQIFGIMKNFTLLAIPYFIFIGSMLEKSGIAENLLETMGILFGRVRGGLAIAVILVGALLAATTGVVAATVVAMGLISLPTMLRYGYDRSLAAGVITASGTLGQIIPPSVVLVVLGDQLGVSVGDLFMGSLIPGLLMTTAFLIHVLVIANIRPDLAPPLPAEVRKAPGLGMRVLKVMIPPILLIFMILGSIFFGIATPTEAGAVGCLGAIALASANHQLTWTSLQEVCDVTLRTTCMVVFILIGSKAFSLVFRGLGGERLVREWFTNLPGGAIGFLIISMAIVFILGFFIDFFEIVFIVVPMFVPIAQQFNLDLVWFGVILGANMQTSFLTPPFGFALFYLRGVAPPEVRTEEIYQGAIPFIILQLIVMVLLILFPGIVSFLPSLKL, encoded by the coding sequence ATGGCTTTGGATTGGCTTGGCCCTCTTATGTTTGTCGGAGCGCTGTTTCTGCTGGCGATCGGTTATCCGGTAGCTTTTTCCCTTGGCGCTACTGCTCTTCTGTTTACCCTCATCGGTATGGCAGTGGGGACGTTTGACCCTATCTTGTGGTCAGCGATGCCCGAGCAGATTTTCGGCATCATGAAGAATTTTACCCTGCTGGCGATTCCCTATTTTATTTTCATTGGTTCGATGCTGGAAAAGTCCGGTATTGCCGAGAATTTGCTGGAAACCATGGGGATTTTGTTTGGCAGAGTGCGGGGGGGTTTAGCGATCGCCGTTATCCTAGTTGGAGCGCTTTTAGCTGCAACCACCGGAGTCGTCGCAGCAACCGTCGTGGCAATGGGTTTGATTTCTTTACCGACAATGCTGCGCTATGGGTACGATCGCTCCCTCGCTGCAGGAGTGATTACAGCATCGGGAACTCTAGGACAAATTATCCCCCCTAGCGTCGTGTTAGTGGTACTCGGAGACCAATTAGGGGTATCCGTTGGGGATCTATTTATGGGGTCATTAATTCCCGGTTTGTTGATGACCACAGCCTTTTTAATCCATGTATTGGTTATTGCTAATATCCGTCCCGATCTGGCTCCCCCCCTTCCGGCTGAAGTCCGCAAAGCGCCAGGGTTGGGAATGCGCGTCCTCAAAGTGATGATTCCGCCCATTTTACTGATCTTCATGATTTTGGGGAGTATCTTCTTTGGCATTGCCACTCCCACAGAAGCGGGTGCAGTGGGCTGTTTAGGGGCGATCGCCTTAGCCTCTGCCAATCACCAACTCACTTGGACCAGTTTGCAGGAAGTCTGCGATGTCACCTTACGCACCACTTGTATGGTGGTATTTATCTTAATCGGCTCCAAAGCCTTTAGTTTAGTCTTTCGCGGTTTAGGGGGAGAGCGTCTAGTCCGGGAATGGTTTACGAATCTACCGGGAGGAGCGATCGGATTTCTCATCATCAGTATGGCGATCGTCTTTATCCTGGGCTTTTTCATTGATTTCTTTGAAATCGTCTTTATCGTCGTTCCCATGTTTGTCCCCATCGCCCAACAATTTAACTTAGATTTGGTTTGGTTTGGCGTAATTTTGGGGGCTAATATGCAAACCTCTTTTCTCACCCCTCCCTTTGGCTTTGCCCTCTTCTATCTACGCGGTGTCGCCCCCCCAGAAGTGCGAACGGAGGAAATTTACCAAGGAGCTATTCCGTTTATTATTCTGCAATTAATTGTGATGGTGTTACTGATTCTTTTCCCTGGTATTGTGAGCTTTTTACCTTCGTTGAAGTTGTAA
- a CDS encoding phycobilisome rod-core linker polypeptide produces the protein MGIIAPSEDRSAQFYQAYQPFKETAPVELCSGFSDTDAQIAIRAVYRQVLGNAHVMESERLTVPESQLKRGQLSVREFVRQVAKSDLYRSRFFENCYRYRAIELNFKHLLGRAPDNFEEMRYHSTVLDQSGFEADIDTYLDSDEYQTTFGESIVPYYRGYRTQPGQSMLEFTNMLQLLRSASSSDKDLATQNKPQLTRALIQNSPYGQLKVKDVSEILAEVLRPKYQFMTTTRITAEQAANDLALQQRMQEQAEEIDRLQKQLADLRPFAAIGATQAKSDWRSSVVSASEETSASLQQQADAQSALIALLQEQLAETRRYATIGEARLNKWRSRIFNG, from the coding sequence ATGGGGATTATCGCACCATCAGAGGATCGATCGGCGCAATTCTATCAGGCATACCAGCCTTTTAAGGAAACCGCACCGGTTGAACTGTGTTCTGGTTTCTCGGATACTGATGCCCAGATCGCGATCCGAGCAGTTTACCGCCAGGTGTTGGGCAATGCCCATGTGATGGAAAGCGAGCGGCTTACCGTTCCTGAGTCCCAACTGAAACGGGGACAATTGAGTGTGCGCGAATTTGTCCGCCAGGTGGCCAAGTCAGATCTCTATCGTTCCCGTTTCTTTGAAAATTGCTATCGATACCGGGCAATCGAGCTGAACTTTAAGCATCTACTCGGACGCGCGCCTGATAATTTCGAGGAAATGCGCTACCACAGCACCGTTTTGGACCAGAGCGGGTTTGAGGCCGATATTGATACTTATTTGGATAGCGATGAGTATCAGACGACCTTTGGGGAAAGCATTGTACCCTATTATCGGGGCTATCGCACCCAGCCAGGGCAATCGATGCTGGAATTTACGAATATGTTGCAATTACTGCGGAGTGCTTCGAGTAGCGATAAGGATTTGGCCACTCAAAATAAACCACAATTGACCCGTGCCCTGATCCAAAATTCGCCCTATGGACAGCTCAAGGTCAAGGATGTCAGTGAAATCCTGGCAGAGGTGCTCAGACCTAAGTATCAGTTCATGACGACAACACGCATTACAGCAGAGCAAGCCGCTAACGACCTGGCTTTGCAGCAAAGGATGCAGGAGCAAGCGGAGGAAATCGATCGCTTGCAAAAGCAATTGGCCGATTTACGCCCCTTTGCGGCGATCGGAGCAACACAAGCCAAAAGTGATTGGCGCTCTTCGGTGGTCTCTGCTTCTGAGGAGACATCGGCTTCCCTGCAACAACAGGCAGATGCACAATCAGCTCTGATTGCCTTGTTGCAAGAACAGCTTGCTGAAACCCGACGCTACGCCACTATTGGAGAAGCTCGCTTGAATAAATGGCGCAGCCGTATATTCAACGGTTAG
- a CDS encoding DIP1984 family protein produces the protein MKLAEALTERAALSRQLQELRDRILRNAKHQEGDTPAEDPNTLLKEYDKTAKAFSKLVVKITQTNNAIQLDNGLSMIEALAQRDNLKLKHSLYTRLAAEATPTSNRYSKTEIKFVSSVTVADIQKSADKLAKEYRILDARIQQANWTHDLIE, from the coding sequence ATGAAATTAGCAGAAGCCTTAACAGAGAGAGCCGCACTGAGTCGTCAGTTGCAAGAACTGCGCGATCGCATTCTACGAAATGCCAAACATCAAGAAGGAGATACTCCTGCTGAAGACCCCAATACTCTACTCAAGGAATATGACAAAACGGCAAAAGCATTCAGCAAGCTAGTCGTCAAAATAACCCAAACCAATAATGCAATCCAATTGGACAATGGTCTCTCTATGATAGAGGCATTAGCTCAACGAGATAATCTCAAACTCAAACATTCTTTGTATACTAGATTAGCCGCAGAAGCCACCCCTACGTCTAATCGGTATAGTAAAACCGAAATTAAATTTGTTAGTTCTGTTACCGTTGCCGATATCCAAAAATCTGCGGATAAATTAGCCAAGGAGTATCGGATCTTAGATGCAAGAATCCAACAGGCTAATTGGACTCATGATTTGATCGAATGA
- a CDS encoding BaiN/RdsA family NAD(P)/FAD-dependent oxidoreductase: MGNDGILIIGGGAAGFFAAISCKTAHPHTEVMLLEAGKTLLSKVLISGGGRCNVTHACFDPAALVQSYPRGAKALRGAFTRFQPSDTIAWFESHGVSLKTESDGRMFPVTDDSQTIANCLIQQAKTLGVEIHTRSPVLGVNIEDRQFRVQVKSGQELLELKGDRLLLATGSHPSGYQLAQRLGHTLIPPVPSLFTFKINDSALRELSGISVTEARVELPDLKLTQTGPVLITHWGFSGPAILKLSAWGARDLKQTQYQTSLRVNWLPQSRPDDVRELLLKVKSQLGAKTLWANCPVPIPRRLWQYLLEKGGIGDRLQWAQFSKTQLNKLLQTLTQDHYQISGKGVFKEEFVTCGGIPLKEVNFKTLESRCCPGLHFAGEILDIDGITGGFNFQNAWTTGWLAGQGMIQE; the protein is encoded by the coding sequence ATGGGTAATGATGGGATCTTGATTATTGGAGGGGGAGCGGCCGGTTTTTTTGCAGCCATATCCTGCAAAACTGCTCATCCCCACACTGAGGTGATGCTCCTGGAAGCGGGCAAAACCCTGTTATCTAAGGTGCTGATTTCTGGAGGAGGCCGGTGTAATGTGACTCATGCTTGCTTCGATCCGGCCGCTCTGGTGCAGTCCTATCCCAGGGGAGCAAAGGCCTTGCGGGGGGCGTTTACCCGGTTTCAACCGAGCGATACGATCGCCTGGTTTGAGTCACACGGAGTTTCTCTAAAAACGGAAAGCGATGGCCGCATGTTCCCCGTCACCGATGATTCCCAGACGATCGCCAATTGTTTAATCCAACAAGCGAAAACCCTGGGAGTTGAGATCCATACCCGTTCCCCAGTACTGGGAGTGAATATAGAAGATCGTCAGTTTCGGGTACAGGTGAAGTCGGGTCAAGAGTTGCTGGAACTGAAGGGCGATCGCCTTTTGCTCGCAACGGGAAGTCATCCGAGCGGATATCAACTCGCTCAACGTCTCGGCCATACCCTCATTCCTCCCGTTCCTTCCCTGTTTACATTCAAAATTAATGATTCGGCACTGCGCGAGTTAAGCGGAATTTCGGTCACCGAAGCGCGAGTCGAATTACCAGACCTAAAATTAACCCAAACCGGCCCGGTTTTAATCACCCATTGGGGATTCAGCGGCCCAGCAATTTTGAAGCTATCCGCTTGGGGCGCAAGAGATTTAAAACAAACTCAGTATCAAACCTCTTTGAGGGTCAATTGGTTACCCCAATCTCGACCGGATGATGTGCGAGAACTGCTGCTAAAGGTTAAATCCCAATTAGGGGCAAAAACCCTATGGGCGAATTGTCCCGTTCCGATTCCTCGTCGTCTGTGGCAATATTTACTGGAAAAAGGAGGAATTGGCGATCGTCTACAGTGGGCGCAATTCTCCAAAACACAACTGAATAAACTCCTACAAACCCTTACTCAAGACCACTATCAAATTAGTGGCAAAGGCGTTTTCAAAGAAGAATTTGTCACTTGTGGCGGCATTCCCCTCAAAGAAGTCAACTTTAAAACCCTAGAAAGTCGCTGTTGTCCCGGCCTGCATTTTGCCGGTGAAATTCTCGATATCGACGGCATTACCGGCGGCTTCAACTTCCAAAATGCTTGGACAACTGGCTGGTTAGCCGGCCAAGGTATGATACAAGAATGA
- the rd gene encoding rubredoxin, translating to MKKYVCTVCAYVYDPEEGDPDSGIKPGTAFEDIPDDWVCPVCGVGKEDFEPED from the coding sequence ATGAAAAAATACGTTTGCACGGTTTGTGCCTATGTCTACGATCCCGAAGAAGGAGATCCCGATAGTGGGATTAAACCTGGTACAGCGTTTGAAGATATTCCCGATGATTGGGTCTGTCCAGTTTGTGGTGTGGGTAAAGAGGATTTTGAACCAGAAGATTAA
- a CDS encoding TRC40/GET3/ArsA family transport-energizing ATPase, producing MRVILMTGKGGVGKTSVAAATGLRCAELGYKTLVLSTDPAHSLADSFDLELGHEARLVKPNLWGAELDALMELEGNWGAVKRYITEVLQARGLDGVQAEELAILPGMDEIFGLVRMKRHYDEGKYDVLIIDSAPTGTALRLLSIPEVGGWYMRRFYKPLQGMSVALRPLVEPLFKPIAGFSLPNKEVMDAPYEFYEQIEELERVLTDNQQTSVRLVTNPEKMVIKESLRAHAYLSLYNVSTDMVVANRIIPDEVNDPFFQRWKAHQQEYRQEIHENFSPLPVKEVPLFSDEMCGLESLERLKETLYKEEDPTQVYYEENTIRVVQNKDHYSLELYLPGIPKDQIQLNKTGDELNVRIGNHRRNLVLPQSLAALNPSGAKMEEDYLKIRFTEMVKA from the coding sequence ATGCGTGTAATCTTAATGACCGGGAAAGGCGGAGTCGGGAAAACCTCCGTCGCAGCAGCAACTGGCTTACGTTGTGCAGAACTCGGCTATAAAACCCTAGTTTTAAGTACCGATCCTGCCCACTCCCTCGCCGATAGTTTCGATCTAGAATTAGGTCACGAAGCGCGATTAGTCAAACCCAACCTTTGGGGGGCAGAACTCGACGCTCTGATGGAGCTAGAAGGCAATTGGGGAGCCGTGAAACGCTACATTACCGAAGTCCTGCAAGCGCGAGGTTTAGATGGGGTACAAGCCGAAGAACTGGCTATTTTGCCGGGAATGGATGAGATTTTTGGCTTAGTCCGCATGAAACGCCATTATGACGAAGGCAAATATGATGTCCTCATTATCGACTCTGCTCCTACTGGAACGGCCCTCAGATTGCTGAGTATTCCCGAAGTTGGGGGGTGGTACATGAGACGGTTTTACAAGCCCTTGCAGGGGATGTCTGTAGCGCTTAGACCCCTTGTTGAACCCCTGTTTAAGCCCATCGCCGGATTTTCCCTACCCAATAAAGAAGTGATGGATGCGCCCTATGAATTTTACGAGCAGATCGAAGAACTAGAGCGCGTTTTAACCGATAATCAGCAAACCTCGGTACGCTTGGTGACCAATCCAGAGAAAATGGTAATCAAGGAATCTTTACGCGCCCATGCCTATTTAAGTTTGTATAATGTTTCTACTGATATGGTTGTGGCTAATCGCATTATTCCCGATGAAGTCAATGACCCCTTTTTCCAACGTTGGAAAGCTCATCAACAGGAATATCGCCAAGAAATCCATGAAAATTTTAGTCCGCTTCCCGTCAAAGAAGTGCCTCTATTCTCTGATGAAATGTGTGGCTTAGAATCCTTGGAGCGCTTGAAGGAAACACTCTATAAAGAGGAAGACCCGACTCAGGTTTACTACGAAGAAAATACGATTCGAGTGGTACAAAATAAGGATCACTATAGCCTGGAATTATATTTACCCGGTATTCCCAAAGACCAAATCCAGTTGAATAAAACCGGAGATGAGTTAAATGTACGCATTGGTAACCATCGGCGCAATTTGGTTTTACCCCAATCTTTGGCCGCTTTAAATCCATCCGGGGCGAAAATGGAGGAAGATTATCTTAAGATTCGGTTTACGGAGATGGTGAAGGCTTAG